Part of the Sulfuriflexus mobilis genome is shown below.
CGCCTGCGTCGTTCGGGTAACCGCTTTGGTATGATTGGTGACAGTCCGATAATGCGTTCACTCTTTACCAAGATCGAGAAAGTCGCCGAGGTAAGTTGTAACGTTATCATTACGGGTGAATCCGGTACGGGTAAGGAACTGGTTGCCCATGCCTTGCACGAGTATAGCCCACGTAAAGATTGCCCACTGGTGGTGATTGATTGCGGGGCGTTGACCGAGACGCTGCTTGAATCTGAACTATTTGGCCATGAAAAGGGGGCCTTTACCGGGGCCAACCAGCGTAAACAGGGCCTCATGGAGCAAGCCAGTGGCGGGACCTTGTTCTTTGACGAGGTGTGTAACATCTCTGACACCATGCAGATGAAACTCATGCGAGCGATCGAAGATCAACGTGTCACCCGTGTTGGTGGCACCAAGTCGACAGCAATCGACCTGCGCATTGTCGCGGCGACCAACCGCAACCTGGAGTCTCTGGTCGAAGATGGTAGTTTTCGCCATGATTTCTACCATCGCCTCAACGTCGTCAACATACGTGTACCGTCACTGGACGAACGGCGCGAGGATATCCCGTCACTGGTCGAGTATTTCGTTGAGGATTTTGTCACCAAGTACAACCGTAATGTTAGTGGTTTCGACAGCCTCTCCATGAAACGTCTTTGTGATGCACCCTGGCCGGGCAATATACGTGAGCTACGCAATACCATTGAGCGTTGCGTGATCCTCTCTGATGGGCCTGTACTGACCTGGGCAGAGGACATGGCCGAGGTAGAAGACACGGCCGTCTTTAGTGAAGGTTTCTTCGATGGTTCGAGTTTTGTGACCCTCGACGAGTTGGAAGAGGCCTATATCAGCCACGTCTTAAGCCATGCCAAGGGTAAAAAGACCTATGCTGCACAAATCCTTGGCATTGACAAAACTACCCTGTGGCGAAAACTGAAAAAGGCGAACGGGGCCCCTCACTGAGGGGTGTATTTTACAACTATTAGTGGCTGAAACATTGCAAAATGCACCAAAATTATTTCTGTTGTGAATAAACTTATAATCACAAAACTATTATAACAACTTGAAATAAAAGGAATAATAAGCCCTTGCGCTGGGGGCGAACTCATGGAATAGTATTTGCACCGTTATCGGTGCTACGTTATCGGAGCTATAAAATGATTACAAGACAACAATATTGTTGATTTGGGAAACGAGAGAGGAGAAGTAATAATGATTACAATTAAAAAGACCCTGACACTTGCTGCCGCCGGTGTTGTTGCTGTCGCCCTGACCGGTTGTGCCGGTACTGCAGAGCGCGGTGCCGCGAAGAACGGTTATCAAAAGCAGAAAGTGGTTTACCACATGAATGACCTTCAGAAGGGCTATGCGGGTCTGCGTAACATGAAGAACCATCTGAATGCTCTTGGTGACGAGAACCTGGAGGCCATTATGGTCTTCCATAGCTCCGGTGGTTTTGTCCTGGTTGATGGCAAGAAAGACAAGAAGGGTCACACCTTTGGTGATGAGATCCAGGCACTGGCCAACCGTGGCGTGAAGTTTGCCCTGTGTGCCAACACGGTTCGCGGTAAGAAGATTCCGAAAGACAAGATCAACCTGAATGCAGAAATTGTCCCTTCAGGCGTTGCCGAAGTGGCCGAACTGCAGTACAAGGGCTACGTATACATCAAGCCTTAAGTCGTCTTATACGGCTGAAAACCGGGCCTTATGGCCCGGTTTTTTTATGCCTGCCCTTGCGTAGCGCGGTGCAAGCCAGTAGTATACGCGCCACTGATGCGGGGTGGAGCAGTCTGGCAGCTCGTCGGGCTCATAACCCGAAGGTCGTAGGTTCGAATCCTGCCCCCGCTACCAATTATTACATTGCCACTAAAGCGCATGAGCTGCCACGCAATTTTACAGTGGGTCAATGGTGCTTGTTTGGACAAAAAAAAGCCTCTCTTAGAGGCTTTTTTTTGTCCCTATAGCCCGGCCATAAATGTGTAACTTGCTGAATATTATATAAATATAATGACAGGTCTGGCTCGGTACAGGCATAACACGGGCGTGCCCGGCTAAATGTGATGAAATCTACGCCGCTCGCGGCTAAACCCGTGATGGTACTAGCGTTTTACAGGCCACGAGGCTATAATCTAGCCCGCTTCTGAGAGGCCTGCGCGGTCTCCTGAAGGCGATGTATATATAAGAGTGGGCCTAGCGCCCACTTTTTGTTTCCGGAAGGAAGGCAGAGAGTATGAGCCAGCAAGCAACACGCGTGGCGGAGTTAATCGAGCCGTCACTGATGGCACTGGGCTACGAGTTGGTTGGGGTGGAATACCTGCCACAGGGCAAGCACTCGATATTAAGGGTGTATATCGACCATGAAGACGGTATTTGTGTCGAGGACTGTGAGCAGGCGAGTCGGCAGATCAGCGGTGTGCTGGATGTCGAGGACCCTATCGCCGGGCAGTTTGTGCTTGAGGTCTCGTCACCGGGAATGGACAGGCCTTTGTTCAAGGCTGAACACTATGCACGTTTTAGTGGTGAACTGGCAGAGATAAGATTGCGTACACCACGTCAGGGCCAGCGTAAATTTACCGGGCGGCTGGCGGGTGTAGAGAACGACTGTGTGTTGCTGGAGTTGGAAAATGGCGAGCAGGTGGACCTGCCCATTAACGATATCGAGCGCGCGCGTTTAAAGCCGGCGTGGTAGGCCGGGTATATTGAGTTAGAGGCAGAGGATATGTCGAAAGAAATTTTATTGGTCGTTGATGCCGTTTCAAATGAAAAGGGCGTTGAGAAGGATGTTATTTTCCAGGCGATCGAAGCTGCATTGGCAACAGCCACCAAGAAGCGCCATGAAGGCGATATCGATGTGCGCGTGGATATTGACCGTGAGACAGGTGAGTATGAAACCTTTCGTCGTTGGACGGTGATAGCCGACGAAGACTTCGATGTTGAAATTGCCAACCAGATCCTGACTGTCGATGAGGCTAAGGAATATAAGCCGGATGCTGTAGTCGGTGACATCATCGAAGAGCAATTGGAAAACGTAGAGTTTGGTCGTATCGCTGCACAAACTGCCAAGCAGGTTATTATGCAGAAGGTGCGCGAGGCCGAGCGTGCCCAGGTTGTTGATGCGTATAAAAATCGTGTTGGCGAACTGGTTAACGGTATCGTCAAACGTGTTGAGCGCGGCAATGTGATTCTTGACCTGGGTAATAATGCCGAGGCACTGATCGCACGCGAAGAAATGATTCCGCGTGAGCCGGTACGCAGTGGTGACCGTTTGCGTGGTTATCTTTATGAGGTACGTTCAGAGCCGCGTGGTCCACAGTTGTTTATTTCACGCGTGTGCCCTGAGTTCCTTATCGAATTATTCAAGCTGGAAGTGCCGGAAGTCGGTGACCAGTTGATCGATATCATTTCTGCCGCCCGTGACCCCGGTCTGCGCGCCAAGATTGCGGTTCGCAGTAATGACCAGCGTATTGACCCGGTGGGTGCCTGTGTAGGAATGCGTGGTTCACGCGTGCAGGCCGTGTCGGGTGAGATTGCCGGTGAGCGTGTAGATATCATCCTTTGGGATGACAACGCAGCACAGTATGTGATTAACGCGATGTCTCCGGCAGAAGTGCAGTCGATCGTGATCGATGAAGATTCACACAGTATGGATGTTGCCGTTGATGAAGATCAGCTCTCCCAGGCCATTGGTCGTGGTGGTCAAAACGTGCGTCTCGCCAGTGAGTTAACTGGCTGGGAACTGAATGTAATGACCGAGGCACAGGCTGAAGAAAAGAACGAAGCCGAAGCAGGCAAGGTACAGGCATCGTTTGCCGAACAACTTGATGTTGATGAAGAAGTGGCTGCCATCCTGGTGCAGGAAGGTTTCACTACCATTGAAGAAGTTGCCTATGTGCCCATGGAAGAAATGCTCGAAATCGAAGAGTTCGATGAAGAGATAGTTCAGGAGCTGCGTAACCGTGCCAAGGATGTCATGCTGACACGTGCCATTGCCTCAGAGGAATTACTGGGTGATGCAAAACCGGCAGATGACCTGTTGAACATGGAAGGAATGGATGAAGGCCTGGCTTACACCCTGGCAAGCAAGAAGATAATTACCATGGAAGACCTCGCCGAACAGTCGATTGATGAATTAATGGAAATCGAAGGTATGGACGAGGAACGTGCGGGTGCCTTGATCATGAAGGCACGCGAACCATGGTTTGCCGAAGCAGAAGAGTAATTAAAGAATTAAGCTGAGTATTCACAGCAGAGAGTGACAATTAATGTCAGATGTTACAGTTAAACAGTTAGCCGAAGTAATTGGTATTACCGTGGATCGCCTGATTTCCCAATTGGAAGAAGCGGGTTTACCCATGAAAGGCATCGATGACACGATAAGTGATGATGAGAAAGTAAAGCTACTGAGTCATTTGCGTCGCGCGCATGGTAAGGCCGAAGATGCCGGCGATACGGATATTGCCGAACCGAAGAAGATTACCCTGAAACGACGCACGGTTAGCGAACTGCGCCAGAAGAGCAGTGGTCCGGGCAAATCGTCAAAAACGGTTAACGTCGAAGTGCGTAAAAAGCGTACCTATGTGAAACGCAGCGTGGTTCAGGCGGAAGAACAGGCCAAACTCGATGAGCAGGCCAAGGCCGAAGAGGAAGCACTTCGCCTGGAACAAGAGGCCCGTCAGGCAGCGGAAGACGCGGTCGCACGCGAGGAGTCGGAACGCAAAAAGGCCGAAGATGAGGCCGCCGCCGTATTAAAGGCTGAAGAGGATGTTCGCGTCCAGGCTGAACAGGAAGAAGGCGCGCGCCTTGAGGCGGAAAGAAAGGCGACAGCCGAGGCCTCTGCAGATGAAACGCGCAAGCAGGCCGCCAAGGGACGTGCGGATAAGGAAAAAGAGTCTTCTGCCAAGACCAAGTACGGCCGCAAAGAATTACATGTCGCGGGTGACAAGTCCGGGCGCCGCAAGAAGAAGTCCAGAGGCCGTTCACGTGTGACCTCGGCAGGTGGTGAACACGCCTTTGAAAGACCAACCGAACAGGTTGTCCATGAAGTTTCTATCCCTGAAACCATTTCAGTGGGTGATCTTGCCCAACGCATGAAGGTCAAGGCCGGTGAAGTCATCAAGGTCATGATGAAGATGGGTAGTATGGTTACCATCAACCAGGTGCTCGATCGCGATACCGCGACTATCGTTGTAGAAGAGATGGGTCATATTCCGAAGATGTTTAGTGAGAACGCCATCGAGGAAGAGATGATTGCGACTGTCACTGGCCAGGTTGAGGGTGAGAAGATCTCACGCGCGCCGGTAGTGACGATCATGGGTCACGTTGACCATGGTAAAACCTCCTTGCTTGATTACATTCGCCGCACCAAGGTGGCCTCTGGTGAGGCCGGTGGCATTACCCAGCATATTGGTGCCTATCACGTCGAA
Proteins encoded:
- a CDS encoding sigma-54-dependent transcriptional regulator; amino-acid sequence: MQADSIKILFVDDDPVTCKVMQRQCGKVGYDCRVFQSPLECLDKFASSGADIVVTDLRMPEMNGFDLLTELRNIDPEIPVMVMTGHSSVENAVEAMKRGAADFIKKPFDFDEFKLTLERTIEAQRLKKENKLLKKRLRRSGNRFGMIGDSPIMRSLFTKIEKVAEVSCNVIITGESGTGKELVAHALHEYSPRKDCPLVVIDCGALTETLLESELFGHEKGAFTGANQRKQGLMEQASGGTLFFDEVCNISDTMQMKLMRAIEDQRVTRVGGTKSTAIDLRIVAATNRNLESLVEDGSFRHDFYHRLNVVNIRVPSLDERREDIPSLVEYFVEDFVTKYNRNVSGFDSLSMKRLCDAPWPGNIRELRNTIERCVILSDGPVLTWAEDMAEVEDTAVFSEGFFDGSSFVTLDELEEAYISHVLSHAKGKKTYAAQILGIDKTTLWRKLKKANGAPH
- a CDS encoding DsrE family protein, encoding MITIKKTLTLAAAGVVAVALTGCAGTAERGAAKNGYQKQKVVYHMNDLQKGYAGLRNMKNHLNALGDENLEAIMVFHSSGGFVLVDGKKDKKGHTFGDEIQALANRGVKFALCANTVRGKKIPKDKINLNAEIVPSGVAEVAELQYKGYVYIKP
- the rimP gene encoding ribosome maturation factor RimP produces the protein MSQQATRVAELIEPSLMALGYELVGVEYLPQGKHSILRVYIDHEDGICVEDCEQASRQISGVLDVEDPIAGQFVLEVSSPGMDRPLFKAEHYARFSGELAEIRLRTPRQGQRKFTGRLAGVENDCVLLELENGEQVDLPINDIERARLKPAW
- the nusA gene encoding transcription termination factor NusA, whose amino-acid sequence is MSKEILLVVDAVSNEKGVEKDVIFQAIEAALATATKKRHEGDIDVRVDIDRETGEYETFRRWTVIADEDFDVEIANQILTVDEAKEYKPDAVVGDIIEEQLENVEFGRIAAQTAKQVIMQKVREAERAQVVDAYKNRVGELVNGIVKRVERGNVILDLGNNAEALIAREEMIPREPVRSGDRLRGYLYEVRSEPRGPQLFISRVCPEFLIELFKLEVPEVGDQLIDIISAARDPGLRAKIAVRSNDQRIDPVGACVGMRGSRVQAVSGEIAGERVDIILWDDNAAQYVINAMSPAEVQSIVIDEDSHSMDVAVDEDQLSQAIGRGGQNVRLASELTGWELNVMTEAQAEEKNEAEAGKVQASFAEQLDVDEEVAAILVQEGFTTIEEVAYVPMEEMLEIEEFDEEIVQELRNRAKDVMLTRAIASEELLGDAKPADDLLNMEGMDEGLAYTLASKKIITMEDLAEQSIDELMEIEGMDEERAGALIMKAREPWFAEAEE